A single window of Salvia splendens isolate huo1 chromosome 6, SspV2, whole genome shotgun sequence DNA harbors:
- the LOC121806343 gene encoding pectinesterase-like, whose translation MSKKPLLIFLLFTLSLSAAEPPSAACNSTPHRNLCLSILSAFRHAPPSNPQTYAKFSIKQCLNHSRKLSNSIADFVAGKLLLSDPEIAALNDCRQLQELSAEYLELISGELVGSAAANLSDAVVSRVQSLLSAVVTNQETCYDGLAEAGSAIGGALLGDAAAVYSVSLGLVTHALGRGRGRGRRSGAVELEARSEFFEMIHMPNKGRILDELWEQGIQANATVTVSPYGGANFTSIGDAVTSAPNNSVVEDGYFVIYAKQGYYQEYVVVPRHKKNIMLIGDGINTTVITGNRSVIDGWTTFNSATFIVYGERFVAMGISFENTAGPEKHQAVAVRNSADISTFYRCSMAGYQDTLYAHSLRQFYRECDISGTVDFIFGNAAAIFQSCRLYSRSPLPNQKVAFTAQGRSDPNQNTGISIHNCTVVGEAEAEASYLGRPWKQYSRTVYMESYIGEMINPVGWLEWNDTTGLDTLYYGEYQNYGPGSGTSMRVNWPGYTIMNATQALNFTVFNFTMGHTWLPSTNIPFNAGLLH comes from the exons ATGTCGAAAAAGCCCCTTCTCATCTTCCTCCTCttcaccctctctctctccgcCGCAGAGCCACCTTCCGCCGCCTGCAATTCCACCCCTCACCGCAACCTATGCCTCTCCATCCTCTCCGCATTCCGCCACGCTCCGCCGTCCAATCCCCAAACCTACGCCAAGTTCTCTATAAAGCAGTGCCTCAATCACTCTCGCAAATTATCCAATTCGATCGCCGATTTCGTCGCCGGAAAGCTGCTGCTGAGCGATCCGGAGATCGCGGCGCTCAACGACTGCAGGCAGCTGCAGGAGCTGAGCGCGGAGTACCTGGAGCTCATCAGCGGCGAGCTGGTCGGATCGGCCGCCGCGAATCTGAGCGACGCGGTGGTGTCGCGGGTGCAGAGCCTGCTCAGCGCCGTCGTTACGAATCAGGAGACGTGCTACGACGGATTAGCGGAGGCGGGGAGCGCGATCGGAGGCGCGCTCCTGGGAGATGCGGCGGCGGTGTACAGCGTGTCGCTGGGGCTGGTCACGCATGCGCTGGGGCGGGGGCGGGGGCGGGGGCGGCGGAGCGGGGCGGTGGAGTTGGAGGCGCGTTCCGAGTTTTTCGAG ATGATACATATGCCTAACAAAGGACGAATTCTAGATGAATTATGGGAGCAAGGAATTCAAGCAAATGCCACCGTCACCGTCAGCCCCTACGGCGGCGCCAACTTCACGTCCATAGGCGACGCCGTCACCTCCGCTCCCAACAACTCCGTAGTTGAAGATGGCTACTTCGTCATCTACGCCAAGCAAGGCTACTACCAGGAATACGTCGTCGTCCCCAGGCACAAGAAGAACATCATGCTCATCGGAGACGGCATCAACACCACCGTAATCACCGGAAACCGGAGCGTCATAGACGGCTGGACAACCTTCAACTCCGCCACTTTCA TTGTGTACGGCGAGCGGTTCGTGGCGATGGGGATCTCGTTCGAGAACACTGCAGGGCCGGAAAAGCACCAGGCGGTGGCGGTACGGAACAGCGCAGACATCTCAACGTTCTACCGGTGTAGCATGGCGGGTTACCAGGACACCCTGTACGCCCACTCGTTGCGCCAGTTCTACAGGGAGTGCGACATATCGGGTACAGTTGACTTCATCTTCGGAAACGCGGCCGCTATCTTCCAGAGCTGCCGACTTTACAGTCGGAGCCCGCTCCCCAACCAAAAGGTGGCATTCACAGCCCAAGGGAGGAGCGACCCGAACCAAAACACGGGCATTTCGATCCACAACTGCACGGTGGTGGGGGAGGCAGAGGCGGAGGCGAGCTACCTAGGGAGACCGTGGAAGCAATATTCTCGAACCGTGTACATGGAGTCGTACATCGGGGAGATGATCAATCCGGTAGGGTGGTTGGAGTGGAACGACACCACCGGATTGGACACGTTGTATTACGGCGAGTATCAGAATTATGGACCCGGGTCCGGAACAAGCATGAGAGTCAATTGGCCTGGCTATACTATTATGAATGCTACACAAGCTCTTAATTTTACAGTCTTTAATTTTACAATGGGCCATACTTGGTTGCCTTCTACCAACATTCCTTTCAATGCAGGTTTGCTGCAttga